From Corvus moneduloides isolate bCorMon1 chromosome 9, bCorMon1.pri, whole genome shotgun sequence:
GAAGGAACTGCAGACAAGAAATGTTTCTGGAGCTTCTGTCTTCTTGCCTATAGCTCTTATCATTTTAGCTTTTCTTAGATTGTTTAAAAACATTCCAGGAAAATTAGATAGGGAAAAACGGAGCAAATGTCTGTCATGCTAAAGGGTGCCAAAGCACTTTCCCACTGCCAAGGCCAGGCACATATTCCTGGGGTGGATGTGGGCCTAGTCCAAATGGCTGTTGTTCCAGCACGTGAGTGAggactgtgctgctgtgctaACAGGCATTTATAGCCCCTTTGACCCTGTCACTCCCCATAAATCCATACCTATTTCTGCTCTCATTTCACTCTATTTATTCCCTGGCAGGTCAGATATGAGATGCAGTGTTCATATCATGAGGCTAGTGAGAAACAGGGCTGGGGTAATGGGTAACATCGAAATGACTTTATTAGCAAAGCGGAGAAGAGAGCTCCTGTGGTGAAACCACCTGCCCTGGAAAATAATCTCAAGTCTGTCACAGATTCATTGTGCAGCTTCAGACATATCAGGAACTCTCCTTTTGCCTGTTTTCCTATCTATGAAATGAGTATaagagaaaatgagattaaatgGTTACTAAGTGCTTTAATATTGTTTGCCAGAGATTTTAACTGTGATTCTAGTGGTAATTCATTAGTACAGTCTTTCTTCACAGACCTTTTTAAacttccttctcatttttctctagGCAGAAAAGATCGTGGCATCTGTCAAAGAGCAGGAAGCCATTAGCCATAATGGTTTTCTTGCAGGAATGGGATAGTGCCCACAAAGTTGCTCAAAGTTGCATGCTGAACAGCTTCATTAAAAgcaaggcagagccagagctggagctggagttcCCAGGGAGCCAGCTTGATTCTGGCTCAACTAACAGTGTGGCTCAGGATGATGCATCTGTTTCCTTGGACAGCTGGAGGTGCTGTGTGGTAGTGAGATGGAGATGGGCAAGATCTCtactgaaaatgtgtttaatgAATAAGCTTTTGGACAGAGACGTCCACATCCAGCCACATTCTGCAGGTTTAAAAAACAACCTGGCTATCGAAAGACGGAACTGAAGAGAAAGGCATGTAACCCATCTCTCAGGAACCTAGAATCAGTGGGTTTTCTCACATCTGGATGAGtgtgctgcctctccctgcctgtAAGAGGATGGTCCATGCTCTTCTGCAGAGACAGTACCCCAGTTCAGACCTCTACCCACTGCAGTGAGATGGGAGGTGATGGCTCCCAGGACATGGCATGCTGGCAGAGGAAGATGGGCTCCAAGGCAAGTGACACTTCTGGCCTTGTTCCCCCTATTcttgcagccctgcagccacagaTACCTTACTGAATTTCTGGAGAACAGAAGTGTCTTGATTCCTCTGGAAATACTGGGGCTGAATCACATGAAAGAAGAGGACAAAAGAGAGTCTGTAAAGCTGCTGTTGCTCACTGGAGACACTGGCAGGGAGTGTGAGGAGCTCATTTGTGAAAGCTGTGGTATGCAGCATGTCCATTTGTGTTTTGTCCTGATTCAGGCGAGGATGTTCTCCCTGGTCTCTGGCCCCTGAGGCTGCTTGCTGCACTGAGCCGCTCCCTTCTCTCCGCCTGAGGATGGCAGATTCAGCAgcgctgctccagctggaaggAGTTCAGAGTCTCAGCTATTGTGGAGTGGTTGCATTTCATCCCCTCTCGTTTTTTAACAAGCTCACTTTCTTCACAGACATTTTGGTGAGATATTGCTGCCTTGCTGGTGGCAATTCCTCCTGTTAAAGCCACAAAACAGTTTCCATCCTTACCTGCATCATTCACCTACTGCAAACTTTCCCAGATTTCCTCTCTGGGGTGGGAGAGTTTTGTGGCTtgtattttttgaaagagaattacagctttttcttcctgtttttcctcCTAGGTAGTGGAAGCTAAACCCTGTTAGTTCTGTACTTCAGAGGACATTCTCAGAGGCCATGGGGTGATACATGCTGTCACAGCTTCCTGCAAGAGAGACAAAGCAGCATGCTCAGTAGTGGGATCTGTAGCAACTCTGTCGGTATGCCAGTGCCAGATTCTGTTTCTGTAAATGCCTGCAGAAGGGCCTTCCTTGGCCACTTACTCCAGCTGAGAATTTTGCTAACTGGTTTTCTAGTTGTGGCTCCTGACAAGGACAGAGAAATTTTCTCCTGGCTGTTTGAGGAATGCTTCAAGTGGGATGCAGTACTGGGTTCTCTCAGAGTGACAGTGAGACAGCTGAGGTGGCTGATCCAGGCGCATCCAGGCACACAGGTTGGCATCTCTTTCTCTGCACAAGGGTGCAAGGCCTCACCAAGTTCTTAAATGCCTCCAACTCAGCAGAAGATCAAAAAGATGCACAGATTTGGGTCACAGCAATCCCAAGTATCAGAGCCAAGATTCCCAATGCCTCATAGCTGTGCTATTTTGTACCTTCCCCCAGGCCCAGCAAGGGGCTCTGCAGATGCTCTGGGTCATGCAGGTGAGGAGTGGGCCTTGCTGGGGACAACAGGCATTGTTGCCACCTGTGTCcatccctgctcaggcaggagctgtgcctgtcTCCTCGGCATTGTGGCTGCACTGAGTAGCCCTACTGCCTGGAAGAGAACAGCCTGGAGAACTGTGTGAAGACTGTTCCTGTCACTCCGTCCTTTTCCCCCAGGATATGACGGGAGAGGTGCCCTGTGTGCTCATGGAGCTCATGCTAGGTGTCCTGTGTGTGTTCAGTACATCTGGAGGTCCGGTACAAAGGTAGGATCTGTCTAGCCACCCTAGGTGGTCTGGGGCTGGCCTGGGAAAGTGTGCCGGGGTCGAAGGGCAGGCACAGGAGGTCTCGGCGTTGCGTCCCTGGGGCCCCGATCCTGCCTGGCTGCGGCTGATACGGGGCCGGGCGGCGACGGGCGCCTTATTAGTATTCATGATAATTTGCATACCCAGAGTGCACCGCGCGGCGACGCCGCAAACAGCGGGTAAAGTTCGGGTCGCCCACTCCCCGAGATCGCTGGTCCGGTGTAAGTCGGGCTCTGTCCGCTCCCGAGAGAACGGGACGGAGCCGTACAGCGTCAAACCTGGGCGAAACCGTGGTCGCTGTAACCTATAGAAGGACAGCCACAGATGGGTAGCTCCCgaggggagagaggaggtaTACTCTGGTTTCTCTTCAGATCGTATAAATCTTTCGCCTTTTACTAAAGATTTCCGTGGAGAGGAACAGGCACGAGTGTCGAGAAATTTTTTGAGGCTCCATTTCGGTGGAGCTACATATACATGGTAAAAGACAGAAAGAACTTTTAATACATGGTAAAGCGAGCTATACTGTGATCAGAATTTTATGGTAACAGTTACCGGCTCTACTGCCATGGCTGCCGGCAGCACGCATCCTGTATTTAGGATGCTTTCGCACCGCCTCTACCCCCGCTAGGGCGGCCACCTCATTACCCTTGTCTGGTCAGAAGATGCGCGGTGACGGGGCGGGGCTCGGGCAACCCCTTCTCCCGGCCCGGGCGATGCAGCGGAGCAGCTGCGTGCCGGCGCTTCGGACTCCGGCAGAAGCGGCAGCCGGGGACCTGCCCGAAAGTCCCGGGCACTCCAGGCCCGCCCGCGGGGATAGGGGTGGTGTTGGCGCCCGCCCGGAGCTCAGCACCATGCGTGGGGCCGTACCGCGAGCCCTCTCGATGTCGAGCTCCGGTCCGTGGCGGCGGCGTACGCTGGCCTTTCTCGGAGCCGAATTTTTGCCTCTGCGTGGTGCTGCTCGTGCCGACGATGCGAGCACACCCGAGCGCCGCGGGGTCCTTGTCCACTACCGCTCGCTTTGTTCTCAGCTGCCCCGCACCGCTCCGCCCTCGCCAGCAGGAGGGCCGGAAGTACCGGGCTTGGTCGGGGCGGGCCGCCTCCTCCGCTTGGTGTGATCAGCATACCCGGAATGCTGTGCGGGCAGcgccgggccggccccgccgaGCACCGTGGCCGTGGGCTCGGGCCATCCGGGCTGTGGTACCGGCGGGGGCCTGGTGCCGAGCCGGGTGAGGCGCCGGAAGGAGTGGGAAGTAGGGGAAGAAACTGAGTGAGGGTCGCCGTGTCCTCTGGGACAGGAACCGGGAGTGAGCATATGTGCGGGAA
This genomic window contains:
- the ARMH1 gene encoding LOW QUALITY PROTEIN: armadillo-like helical domain containing protein 1 (The sequence of the model RefSeq protein was modified relative to this genomic sequence to represent the inferred CDS: inserted 4 bases in 2 codons; substituted 1 base at 1 genomic stop codon); protein product: MRLAEKIVASVKEQEAIXAIMVFLQEWDSAHKVAQSCMLNSFIKSKAEPELELEFXQGASLILAQLTVWLRMMHLWAPRQVTLLALFPLFLQPCSHRYLTEFLENRSVLIPLEILGLNHMKEEDKRESVKLLLLTGDTGRECEELICESCGMQHVHLCFVLIQARMFSLVSGPWRIQAHRLASLSLHKGARPHQVLKCLQLSRRSKRCTDLGHSNPKYQSQDSQCLIAVLFCTFPQAQQGALQMLWVMQVRSGPCWGQQALLPPVSIPAQAGAVPVSSALVHRAATPQTAGKVRVAHSPRSLVRCKSGSVRSRENGTEPRCAVTGRGSGNPFSRPGRCSGAAACRRFGLRQKRQPGTCPKVPGTPGPPAGIGVVLAPARSSAPCVGPYREPSRCRAPVRGGGVRWPFSEPNFCLCVVLLVPTMRAHPSAAGSLSTTARFVLSCPAPLRPRQQEGRNAGPAPPSTVAVGSGHPGCGTGGGLVPSRVRRRKEWEVLVTNVYSHPSKSFCCNFQANPETWHTKIDPIQAEXLTSARVGIPRHTARMQSIDRRC